A single region of the Legionella oakridgensis ATCC 33761 = DSM 21215 genome encodes:
- a CDS encoding class I SAM-dependent methyltransferase — translation MPLKVMYNSIASRYSTANRFGAISESHKCAIAQITKAHLGIKPHYKVLDLGVGNGAFLKQLKHYMPMAEFTGIDISPAMLKQARAALELTTIETSATEASHYLPHHSQDLVLAHFINAYIPINKLFNQAKLLTRANGHFSLITTTYESFPVAQQQLADFVSRESILSRIVGHYYKAIVKNTTVAAGEDELLHALTQHQFQIVNHQRIRIPIEINNIDELVLFGIEGTWFLNSLSIRILPKNFLLQRLKRLFSKIFTFPYRDTHIIDVVLAKNRPQEV, via the coding sequence ATGCCCCTTAAGGTCATGTATAACAGCATTGCTAGCCGCTATTCCACTGCCAACCGCTTTGGCGCCATCAGTGAAAGTCATAAATGCGCCATTGCACAAATAACCAAGGCTCATTTAGGAATCAAACCCCATTACAAGGTCCTTGATCTTGGAGTAGGAAATGGCGCTTTTCTAAAACAGCTTAAACATTACATGCCAATGGCTGAATTTACGGGCATCGACATCTCACCCGCCATGCTGAAGCAAGCCCGTGCAGCACTTGAATTAACCACCATTGAAACCAGCGCTACGGAAGCTAGCCATTATCTGCCCCATCATAGTCAAGACTTGGTGCTTGCCCATTTTATAAACGCCTACATACCCATTAATAAATTATTTAATCAAGCCAAGCTCCTCACCCGTGCAAATGGACATTTCTCATTAATTACGACCACCTATGAATCTTTTCCAGTCGCACAACAGCAATTAGCGGATTTTGTTTCCAGAGAGTCCATACTTAGCCGCATCGTTGGCCATTATTATAAAGCCATCGTCAAAAATACGACGGTTGCTGCTGGTGAAGATGAATTACTGCACGCATTGACCCAACATCAGTTTCAAATTGTGAACCATCAACGAATTCGCATTCCTATTGAAATAAATAATATTGATGAGTTGGTATTGTTTGGAATAGAGGGCACTTGGTTTTTAAACAGCTTATCGATTCGGATATTACCAAAAAACTTTTTGCTTCAGCGGTTAAAGCGTTTATTTAGTAAAATTTTTACTTTCCCTTATCGGGATACCCATATCATCGATGTTGTGCTGGCAAAAAATAGACCGCAAGAGGTCTAA
- the lipA gene encoding lipoyl synthase, giving the protein MSKLTDIPIVIESGQKYKTKQGIVAIKDGVKTADLPYERLPKPKWLRIVNQTTPAYNQVKERVKEHRLATVCEEAKCPNIAECWSHGTATIMLMGDVCTRACRFCAVDTGNPHGWLDQKEPENTARTVSLMNLDYVVLTSVNRDDLPDGGAKHYAESIRAIKHRCPHTKVEALTPDFQGKLDDVAVLLDSGVDVFAQNVETVERLTHPVRDNRAGYWQTINVLSYAKQYRPDVLTKTSLMLGLGETDEEIIQTMDDLRAHQVDILTLGQYLQPTKNHLPVARYVTPEQFSALRDIGLQKGFFEVASGPFVRSSYRADRVFKRDNLGL; this is encoded by the coding sequence ATGAGTAAACTAACGGATATCCCAATTGTTATTGAAAGCGGCCAGAAATATAAAACAAAACAAGGCATCGTGGCTATTAAGGATGGGGTCAAGACTGCCGACTTGCCCTATGAGCGTTTGCCAAAACCCAAATGGCTGCGGATCGTTAACCAAACAACGCCAGCCTATAATCAAGTAAAAGAACGTGTTAAAGAGCATCGATTGGCCACTGTTTGTGAAGAAGCAAAATGTCCAAACATCGCTGAATGTTGGTCTCATGGAACAGCGACCATTATGCTGATGGGGGATGTCTGTACACGAGCTTGCCGTTTTTGTGCAGTAGATACCGGTAATCCTCATGGCTGGCTTGATCAAAAAGAGCCTGAAAATACTGCACGAACGGTCTCTTTAATGAATTTGGATTATGTGGTTTTAACTTCTGTAAATCGTGATGATTTGCCCGATGGTGGGGCAAAACATTACGCTGAATCCATCCGTGCCATTAAGCATCGTTGTCCACACACTAAAGTTGAGGCATTGACGCCAGATTTTCAGGGAAAATTGGATGATGTTGCTGTGCTATTAGATAGCGGAGTGGATGTGTTTGCTCAAAATGTTGAAACGGTTGAGCGTTTAACCCACCCCGTACGAGATAATCGTGCGGGATATTGGCAAACCATAAACGTTCTTTCCTATGCCAAACAATATCGTCCAGATGTTTTAACCAAAACTAGCCTAATGCTTGGCTTGGGTGAAACCGATGAAGAAATCATTCAAACGATGGATGATTTGCGTGCTCATCAGGTTGATATATTAACATTAGGGCAATATTTGCAACCGACCAAAAATCATTTACCAGTCGCGCGCTACGTAACGCCAGAACAATTTTCTGCATTGCGTGATATTGGTTTGCAAAAAGGGTTTTTTGAAGTGGCGTCAGGTCCATTTGTTCGTTCTAGTTATCGAGCCGACCGAGTTTTTAAACGAGATAATCTGGGACTTTAA
- a CDS encoding lipid-A-disaccharide synthase N-terminal domain-containing protein encodes MNVEYIWLGIGLLGQAVFSARFIVQWLVSEKEKRSVIPVAFWYLSLLGGITLLTYSIYKRDPVFILGQSTGVFIYSRNLLLIQRERLARHEKLREA; translated from the coding sequence ATGAATGTTGAATATATTTGGCTTGGTATAGGTCTTTTGGGACAAGCTGTTTTTTCTGCTCGCTTTATCGTGCAATGGCTCGTGAGTGAAAAAGAAAAGCGAAGTGTGATACCTGTTGCATTTTGGTACTTAAGTCTTTTGGGTGGTATTACCTTATTGACGTATTCTATTTATAAACGTGATCCAGTCTTTATTTTGGGACAGTCAACGGGTGTTTTTATTTACTCTCGTAATTTACTGCTCATACAAAGGGAACGATTGGCAAGACATGAGAAATTGCGTGAGGCATAA
- a CDS encoding glycosyltransferase family 2 protein, which translates to MSVDFPVELSIVIPVYNETDNVERLYNEIASVLSATGYRFEVIFVDDGSTDGTRERLRALAKTQEHLRLLCHKNNYGQSAALLTGARAARYRLLVTMDGDGQNDPADIPRLIEQLPDTHSVVLGNRQKRDDNYLRKLSSRIGNGIRRWLLNDECPDTGCSLKVFPRETFLSLPHFNHMHRFLPALFKRAGFKLINVKVNHRPRCHGVSKYGVMNRLFVGIHDLIGMRWLLKRPCTPEVCDHEC; encoded by the coding sequence ATGTCAGTTGATTTTCCCGTTGAATTATCTATTGTTATTCCGGTTTATAACGAAACAGACAATGTGGAACGCTTGTATAATGAAATAGCGAGTGTTTTGTCTGCCACTGGGTATCGATTTGAAGTTATTTTTGTTGATGATGGAAGCACAGACGGTACCAGAGAACGTTTGCGAGCTTTGGCAAAAACTCAAGAACATTTACGCTTGCTTTGTCATAAAAATAATTATGGGCAAAGTGCGGCATTATTAACGGGTGCGCGTGCCGCTCGTTATCGATTATTGGTGACTATGGATGGGGATGGTCAAAATGATCCTGCTGATATTCCGCGTCTCATTGAACAGTTGCCGGACACTCACAGTGTTGTGTTAGGCAACCGCCAGAAACGCGATGACAATTATTTACGCAAGCTTTCCTCACGAATTGGTAATGGCATCCGGCGCTGGTTGCTTAATGATGAGTGTCCTGACACGGGCTGCAGTTTGAAGGTTTTTCCACGCGAGACGTTTTTAAGTTTACCTCATTTTAATCATATGCATCGGTTTTTACCGGCTTTGTTTAAACGTGCCGGATTTAAATTAATTAATGTTAAAGTCAATCATCGTCCGCGTTGCCATGGAGTATCAAAATATGGAGTCATGAATCGCTTATTTGTTGGGATACATGATTTAATTGGCATGCGATGGTTATTGAAGCGCCCATGTACTCCGGAGGTATGTGATCATGAATGTTGA
- a CDS encoding phosphatase PAP2 family protein, whose amino-acid sequence MKPFDRLLSTLTKPWVAAAYWGFIILSFLYFDQPTAFFFYDLDLTAHWPFLKWITNIGLGGIYFISLFILALVFRYVYRQPHWEAQAWFLWLCVVIPSVICLLIKAALGRARPELLFYDGLYGFYGLKTHASFWSFPSGHSTTIMALVYGLSILFPRYGYAFIASGLTVAISRILLTNHYLSDVLAASYLALVEVGLLLCWLRHRNVLIHLPALIKNR is encoded by the coding sequence ATGAAGCCATTTGATCGATTATTGTCAACATTGACAAAGCCATGGGTTGCGGCAGCTTACTGGGGATTTATTATTTTGTCCTTTTTATATTTTGATCAACCCACCGCATTTTTTTTCTATGATCTTGATCTTACGGCTCATTGGCCATTTTTAAAATGGATTACCAATATAGGATTGGGCGGTATTTATTTTATATCTCTTTTTATACTGGCCTTGGTGTTTCGTTATGTTTATCGTCAACCTCATTGGGAAGCCCAGGCTTGGTTTCTGTGGTTGTGTGTGGTTATTCCCAGCGTGATTTGTCTTTTAATAAAAGCCGCGCTTGGTCGAGCCCGTCCTGAATTGTTGTTTTATGATGGATTATATGGTTTCTACGGTTTGAAAACACACGCTTCCTTTTGGTCTTTCCCTTCTGGACACAGTACCACGATTATGGCACTGGTGTATGGTTTGAGCATTTTATTTCCTCGCTATGGGTATGCATTTATTGCAAGTGGTTTGACGGTAGCTATCTCTAGGATTTTATTGACCAATCATTATTTAAGTGACGTCTTGGCTGCCAGTTATCTTGCTCTTGTGGAAGTGGGATTATTGCTTTGCTGGTTGCGGCATAGAAATGTTTTAATCCATTTACCAGCGTTGATAAAAAATCGTTAA
- a CDS encoding ArnT family glycosyltransferase: MTRINPYLLLGLFSLLLFLPGISNLPVVERDEAHFSQATRQMIQTGEYFQIRFQDKTRFQKPPGINWLQAVFVQLFSDGERSSIWPYRIPSVIGALLSVWFAFFFSRRFVNERTALLASAFLASSLLLVVETHMAVIDASLLSSVVLMQGALWIIYSKGLNHKAVHWGWALIFWMAMAYGFVLKGVTPLVGVLSVATLCLLERRLDWLRELRIFCGLLLFLILSLAWLFLVNAAEHSNYLLQMVHKDLLPKLQGGHESHGKPPLFHLAILPLTFWPASLFLWQGVVYAYKQRQQKIVRFLIAWILPTWIFSKSCQPNCRSMFCRRFRLSPYCWHWLLSRGQKSLENGCIHCNFYGDY, translated from the coding sequence TTGACAAGAATCAATCCCTATCTATTGCTTGGTTTATTTTCTTTATTATTGTTTTTACCTGGGATTTCAAATTTACCGGTTGTTGAGCGTGATGAGGCGCATTTTTCCCAAGCAACCCGACAAATGATACAGACTGGTGAGTATTTTCAGATTCGTTTCCAGGATAAAACTCGATTTCAAAAACCACCTGGAATCAATTGGTTGCAAGCGGTTTTTGTGCAGTTATTCAGTGATGGAGAGCGTTCAAGCATTTGGCCTTATCGTATTCCTTCGGTGATTGGTGCTTTATTATCGGTATGGTTTGCCTTTTTTTTCTCGCGTCGCTTTGTAAATGAACGAACGGCATTATTGGCGTCTGCATTTCTTGCTTCATCACTATTGCTTGTGGTTGAGACGCATATGGCGGTTATTGATGCTTCTTTATTGTCTTCGGTCGTGTTAATGCAGGGCGCTTTATGGATAATTTATTCAAAAGGATTAAATCATAAAGCCGTACATTGGGGTTGGGCATTGATTTTTTGGATGGCCATGGCTTATGGATTTGTCTTAAAAGGTGTAACCCCTTTGGTTGGTGTCTTATCGGTTGCCACCCTCTGTCTGCTTGAACGGCGATTGGACTGGTTGCGGGAGTTGCGTATTTTCTGTGGTTTACTGTTGTTTCTTATATTAAGTCTTGCATGGCTTTTCCTCGTGAATGCGGCAGAGCACAGTAACTATCTCTTGCAAATGGTGCACAAGGATTTATTGCCCAAATTACAGGGAGGGCATGAGTCTCATGGTAAACCACCATTGTTTCATTTGGCTATTTTACCGCTAACATTTTGGCCTGCGTCTTTGTTTTTATGGCAAGGAGTTGTCTATGCATACAAGCAAAGGCAGCAAAAAATCGTACGATTCTTAATAGCCTGGATTCTACCGACCTGGATTTTTTCGAAATCATGCCAACCAAATTGCCGCAGTATGTTTTGCCGACGTTTCCGGCTATCGCCTTACTGTTGGCACTGGCTATTGAGCAGAGGTCAGAAAAGCCTGGAAAATGGTTGCATACACTGCAATTTTTATGGGGATTATTGA
- a CDS encoding site-2 protease family protein encodes MPTLTLIQKIAVWAIPVLLAITLHEAAHAWVASRFGDTTAKKLGRLSINPLHHIDLVGTILVPLFVGILTKFNFVFGWAKPVPIDWDQLRNPRRDMIFVSLAGPITNLIMAFFWAACFKLAWMLNPQFSLSALFLMLASQAGIIINLILAFFNLLPVPPLDGSRIVACVLSPAQAAVYLRLERFGFLIMLILLITGILGWLLNPLLIWSLYFIKYLFNL; translated from the coding sequence ATGCCAACATTAACCTTGATTCAAAAAATTGCTGTCTGGGCAATTCCTGTCTTGCTCGCCATTACCCTCCACGAAGCAGCTCATGCCTGGGTGGCAAGTCGATTTGGCGATACCACCGCCAAAAAGCTTGGACGATTAAGCATTAACCCTCTGCATCATATCGATTTAGTAGGGACCATATTAGTTCCACTCTTTGTTGGCATTTTAACAAAATTTAATTTTGTTTTTGGCTGGGCCAAACCAGTGCCAATTGACTGGGACCAATTACGCAACCCAAGGCGTGATATGATCTTTGTATCTCTTGCAGGACCAATCACCAATTTAATCATGGCATTCTTCTGGGCAGCTTGTTTTAAATTGGCATGGATGCTTAATCCTCAATTTTCCTTAAGTGCACTGTTTCTAATGCTTGCCTCTCAGGCCGGAATCATCATCAACCTAATCCTGGCTTTTTTCAATCTACTTCCTGTGCCACCGCTGGATGGCAGTCGAATTGTAGCCTGCGTACTAAGTCCTGCCCAAGCCGCAGTCTATTTACGACTGGAGCGCTTTGGATTTTTAATTATGCTCATATTACTTATCACAGGTATACTAGGCTGGCTGCTTAACCCTCTGCTTATTTGGTCTCTTTATTTTATCAAGTATTTGTTTAATTTATGA
- a CDS encoding 4-phosphoerythronate dehydrogenase, whose translation MKILADAALPNLHQWFTEPFTLATYKNQQELFDLVTHQDILLCRSTIQVNETLLSNSTIHCVATATSGTDHIDLDYLKKRNIRLLDAKGCNANAVADYVTASLAFLQQHRLLKGNKAGIIGVGEVGKRVIKRLAAAGFEVLLYDPPKTMLDPQLQCISKAELLSCDLLCIHANLHNSLPYPSKNLLDEDFFSAISSGMAIINAARGGIVNEQALLTTQKSIIYCTDVYLAEPDINPEIINFATLCTPHIAGHSIEAKRAAVIKIAQQLYHDYGLPITSTLIPVPSKPLLSNKSSWQDCILSLYNPSIDTHILKSAIDKRQAFLAQRQAHQHRHDFCYYDGNQLSLQKKMLLGLA comes from the coding sequence ATGAAAATTTTGGCCGACGCTGCATTACCTAATTTACACCAATGGTTTACAGAGCCTTTCACACTGGCCACTTATAAAAATCAACAAGAATTGTTTGATTTAGTCACGCACCAGGATATTTTGCTTTGTCGTTCTACCATTCAGGTTAATGAAACACTTTTAAGCAATAGCACCATTCATTGTGTTGCGACAGCAACCAGCGGCACTGATCATATTGACTTAGACTATTTAAAAAAACGGAACATCCGCTTGTTAGATGCCAAAGGATGCAATGCCAATGCCGTTGCTGACTATGTAACAGCTTCCCTTGCCTTTTTGCAGCAACATAGGCTGCTTAAAGGCAACAAAGCAGGCATCATTGGTGTTGGAGAAGTAGGAAAGCGAGTCATAAAGCGCCTGGCAGCAGCAGGGTTTGAGGTATTGCTCTACGATCCGCCAAAAACCATGCTTGATCCTCAATTGCAATGCATTTCAAAAGCAGAATTACTATCCTGTGATTTACTTTGCATTCACGCCAACCTACATAACTCCCTGCCTTATCCCAGCAAAAATCTGCTGGATGAGGACTTTTTCTCTGCGATATCATCAGGCATGGCTATTATTAATGCGGCACGAGGCGGCATTGTTAACGAACAAGCCCTGCTCACCACGCAAAAATCAATCATTTATTGCACAGACGTCTATCTTGCAGAACCTGATATTAATCCTGAAATTATTAATTTTGCAACACTCTGCACCCCTCACATCGCAGGTCATAGTATCGAAGCAAAACGCGCAGCCGTGATTAAAATCGCTCAACAACTTTATCATGATTACGGCTTGCCTATCACATCGACGCTCATTCCTGTTCCGTCCAAGCCACTGTTATCCAATAAGAGCAGCTGGCAGGATTGCATTCTTTCATTATATAACCCCAGCATCGACACTCATATTTTAAAATCAGCAATAGACAAAAGGCAGGCTTTTTTGGCGCAACGCCAAGCCCATCAACATCGCCACGATTTTTGCTATTATGATGGTAATCAGTTGAGTCTTCAGAAAAAAATGCTGCTTGGATTGGCATAA
- a CDS encoding rhodanese-related sulfurtransferase, protein MKKYVIASFYKFVELTEFESLKKPLLHVMNTHHLLGTIILAHEGINGSVAGTRDEIEHLYHYLRNDNRFHDLWFKETYDDFLPFAKAKIKFRKEIVTMGVEGVSPLHSSGTHVSPDDWNHLISDPNVLVIDTRNDYEVNLGTFKHAINPHTDNFREFPEYVKTHLMDKKDKKIAMFCTGGIRCEKSTAYLKDLGFQDVYQLDGGILNYLDSIPEQESFWEGTCFVFDDRIAIEK, encoded by the coding sequence ATGAAGAAATACGTTATTGCCTCATTTTATAAATTTGTTGAACTCACAGAATTTGAGTCATTAAAAAAACCCCTCTTACACGTCATGAATACCCACCATCTTTTGGGAACGATTATTCTCGCTCATGAAGGCATTAACGGCAGTGTTGCGGGAACCCGAGATGAGATTGAACACTTATATCATTATTTAAGAAACGATAACCGCTTTCATGATTTATGGTTTAAAGAAACCTACGATGATTTTTTACCATTCGCTAAGGCCAAAATAAAATTCCGTAAAGAAATTGTAACCATGGGAGTTGAAGGCGTTTCGCCGCTACACTCGTCAGGAACTCACGTTTCTCCCGACGATTGGAATCATCTGATTTCTGATCCTAACGTCTTAGTCATCGATACACGTAATGACTACGAAGTCAATCTGGGTACGTTTAAGCATGCAATTAATCCCCATACAGATAATTTCCGTGAGTTTCCTGAGTACGTTAAAACCCATTTAATGGATAAAAAAGATAAAAAAATTGCTATGTTTTGCACGGGAGGTATCCGTTGCGAAAAATCAACGGCTTATCTAAAAGATCTGGGATTTCAAGACGTGTATCAGCTGGATGGAGGGATTTTAAATTACCTGGATAGCATCCCGGAACAGGAATCTTTTTGGGAAGGAACGTGCTTTGTATTTGATGATCGTATTGCCATTGAAAAATAA
- a CDS encoding glycosyltransferase family 88 protein, translated as MNHENWVKIWFSTNPQQFINPIIAEQLLTLGKDNSKKKFTLLFSSSILNEEGKKQLRKMQTFYHDLHQEDFCHIEFLDIDSDDFISKLDESEQELFGYARLELANLGHGGNPAAASDIIRLLSPCYKQGNYTDFDVPLSFADGLFSENGYEEIPAAVLIPMVRHDGRYCNDVIIIASEAKATELNFITALQAAIVKMYRGEGLENILNNMRIKGTVDDEKQFVEMIESTKGPLTASSPLIALRAKIMNKITDGNSLDFWKEAYMQSVMQASGPGMYKRVMYNQQFPPTSVASYLQVKQLKTMIQSQIYGQQNAASWVPQRPMQGP; from the coding sequence ATGAACCATGAAAACTGGGTAAAAATCTGGTTTTCTACAAATCCTCAACAATTTATAAATCCAATCATTGCTGAACAACTTCTGACATTAGGAAAAGATAATTCCAAAAAGAAATTTACTCTATTGTTTAGCAGTTCTATTTTAAATGAGGAAGGAAAAAAGCAATTACGCAAGATGCAAACATTCTATCATGACTTACATCAAGAAGATTTTTGCCATATAGAGTTTCTTGACATCGACTCAGATGATTTTATTTCAAAGCTTGATGAAAGTGAGCAAGAATTATTTGGATATGCCCGATTGGAATTGGCAAACTTAGGTCATGGAGGAAACCCTGCCGCAGCTAGTGATATTATACGCCTATTAAGCCCTTGTTATAAACAGGGGAATTATACTGATTTTGACGTGCCCCTATCTTTTGCAGATGGTTTATTTTCCGAAAATGGTTATGAAGAGATCCCTGCCGCTGTTCTTATTCCCATGGTAAGGCATGATGGCCGTTATTGTAATGATGTTATCATCATTGCCTCCGAGGCGAAAGCAACGGAACTTAATTTTATTACGGCATTGCAAGCTGCGATAGTAAAAATGTATCGTGGTGAAGGATTAGAGAATATTTTAAATAATATGCGGATTAAGGGAACGGTCGATGATGAAAAGCAGTTCGTTGAAATGATAGAAAGTACGAAAGGACCGCTAACAGCAAGCAGCCCATTAATTGCTTTAAGAGCTAAAATTATGAACAAAATAACTGATGGAAATTCTCTTGATTTCTGGAAAGAAGCTTATATGCAATCAGTCATGCAGGCAAGTGGGCCAGGAATGTATAAACGGGTAATGTATAATCAACAATTTCCACCTACTTCCGTCGCTTCTTATCTTCAAGTCAAACAATTAAAAACGATGATACAATCACAAATATATGGACAGCAAAATGCTGCTTCATGGGTCCCTCAACGGCCTATGCAAGGACCATAG
- a CDS encoding peptidoglycan D,D-transpeptidase FtsI family protein — MDGVVFFVFLLTALIWRMYDLTVENRQFLQNQGDARSLRTIKIPAYRGMITDRQGAPLAVSTPVKSLWVNPKVFNPDNQQLVSLAHLLHMPVKQLAERIAQANTREFIYLKRQLTPMLAKKIESLALPGVYFEEEFKRYYPQADSTAQLIGFTNIDDQGIEGLELAYQPWLMGINGKKRVLKDRTGRIIEELGVITEPRPGHELRLSIDRRIQYFAYHELQDTLSKFSAKSGSVVVLDTQTGEVLAIANAPSFNPNVREHYPLEMYRNKAITDVFEPGSVMKPFSIASALESGQFTANSLVDTRPSWMVVHGHTVRDLRNYGLLDVTGILQHSSNVGVTKLVLASPPEQLIGLLRRCGIGQRTESGYPGESDGLLVRAADANPFVLATLGFGYGMSVNALQLAKSYLIFANQGRLMPVRLLHYDKPNESVQVINSNTANQVLAMMEAVVDVDGTGRQAKIPGYRVAGKTGTARIAGKHGYEEKRHIASFVGIAPASQPRLIVAVVIHEPSRLSYYGGAVAAPLFAKVMGAALRILDVPPDQPI; from the coding sequence ATGGATGGTGTCGTTTTTTTTGTATTTTTGTTAACGGCACTGATTTGGCGCATGTATGATCTGACGGTCGAGAATAGACAGTTTTTACAAAATCAAGGAGATGCCCGCAGCCTGCGGACGATTAAAATTCCTGCCTATCGCGGCATGATCACTGATCGACAAGGGGCTCCATTAGCGGTAAGTACGCCGGTAAAATCATTATGGGTTAATCCTAAAGTGTTTAACCCGGATAATCAGCAATTAGTGTCTCTGGCACATTTACTTCATATGCCTGTAAAACAATTGGCAGAGCGCATAGCTCAGGCGAATACTCGTGAGTTTATTTATTTAAAGCGGCAACTAACACCCATGCTGGCTAAAAAAATTGAATCTTTAGCGCTCCCGGGTGTGTATTTTGAAGAAGAATTTAAGCGATATTATCCCCAGGCAGATAGCACGGCGCAATTAATTGGTTTTACCAATATTGATGATCAAGGCATTGAAGGGCTTGAACTTGCTTATCAACCCTGGCTGATGGGAATCAATGGCAAGAAGCGTGTTTTAAAAGACAGAACAGGCCGTATTATTGAAGAGTTGGGTGTCATAACGGAACCGCGTCCTGGTCATGAATTGCGCTTGAGCATCGATAGACGCATTCAATATTTTGCATACCATGAATTGCAAGACACACTCTCCAAGTTTTCTGCAAAATCTGGCTCAGTGGTTGTATTGGATACTCAGACCGGCGAGGTGTTGGCTATTGCCAATGCCCCGTCGTTTAATCCGAACGTACGTGAACATTATCCCCTAGAGATGTATCGCAATAAAGCTATTACGGATGTGTTTGAGCCAGGATCGGTCATGAAACCTTTCAGTATTGCCAGTGCGCTTGAAAGTGGTCAGTTTACGGCAAATAGTCTAGTGGATACTCGACCCAGCTGGATGGTGGTGCACGGCCATACGGTTCGCGATTTAAGAAATTATGGGTTGTTGGATGTCACTGGTATTTTACAACATTCAAGTAATGTCGGTGTCACTAAATTGGTATTAGCCAGTCCGCCAGAACAATTAATAGGCTTGCTGCGACGTTGTGGTATTGGCCAGCGCACCGAAAGTGGTTACCCGGGTGAAAGTGATGGCTTACTTGTTAGAGCCGCTGATGCAAATCCGTTTGTACTGGCAACCTTGGGATTTGGCTATGGCATGTCAGTGAATGCCTTGCAATTGGCAAAAAGTTATTTGATCTTTGCTAATCAAGGTCGTCTCATGCCTGTACGGTTATTGCACTATGACAAACCTAATGAAAGTGTTCAAGTCATCAATTCTAATACTGCTAATCAGGTGCTGGCTATGATGGAAGCGGTGGTTGACGTTGATGGCACCGGTAGACAAGCCAAGATTCCCGGCTATCGCGTTGCCGGTAAAACAGGAACGGCACGCATTGCCGGCAAACACGGTTATGAAGAAAAACGGCATATTGCGAGCTTTGTAGGAATTGCTCCAGCTTCTCAACCAAGATTAATTGTTGCTGTGGTCATTCATGAACCATCACGTTTGAGTTATTATGGAGGAGCAGTGGCCGCGCCCCTATTTGCTAAGGTAATGGGTGCTGCCTTACGTATTCTTGATGTTCCGCCGGATCAACCGATATGA
- the ftsL gene encoding cell division protein FtsL has protein sequence MNAAAKMIHQSNIFSGQFADIRLSRLFCFQVFLLISVLASALAVIYATNQHRMTFSQLQRAEQKAHELQLQWGQLLLEQASLATPARVQQLAREKFKMSLPVDKQILILRVK, from the coding sequence ATGAATGCTGCAGCGAAAATGATTCACCAAAGCAATATATTTAGTGGACAATTTGCTGATATTCGCTTGTCCAGGCTGTTTTGCTTTCAGGTCTTCTTGTTGATTTCTGTGCTAGCAAGTGCCTTGGCGGTTATTTATGCAACCAATCAGCACCGTATGACGTTTAGTCAATTGCAGCGTGCTGAGCAAAAAGCACATGAATTGCAATTGCAATGGGGGCAGTTATTGCTTGAACAAGCAAGTCTTGCAACACCAGCACGAGTGCAACAATTGGCCAGGGAAAAATTTAAAATGTCTTTACCTGTAGACAAGCAAATCCTTATATTACGGGTCAAATGA